The genomic stretch CCGGCAGCGCCGAACGACGCCACGAGACGATGCGGCAATGTGCTCCTTGGTGCTGTCCGCGGCGCGCGCCGGCCGGGACGCCCGATCCGGTCCCGCCGGTCCGTATCCTGACATGCGTGACGGGGCGGGCCGGCGCCGGCAGTCCCAGAATGTGTCCGATTGGCCAGGCGGAGCCAGGCGTCAGTAGAGGCGACGGTCCTGCGGGTACGGCACGACGATCTCGTCGCGCCCGGCCATGTTCAGCAGCGCGCGGGCGCGTTCGTCGAGCTGGTCGCGGTCGATGCGATCGCTGCGCAGCCCGGTAACGCGGCGTTCGATTGCGTCGCGATCGGCCTCGGCACGGGCGAGTTCGGCGCGCGCGGCGGCGATGTCGGCGATGCGCTGCTCACGCGCGATCAGCCCACGCTCGCCATGCATGGCGTGCCACACGAAATACCCCGACACGGTCAGGAAGATGACCGGCAGCGCCAGGGCGTTGATGACGCGCTTGATGAACCGCAACAGAGGGATCCGGGGTGAGACGACGCCTGAATCTAAGCGCGCGCGCGACTCGGTGTCACCTGCTTCGTCCAGGAAATCGCGCAGGCGACGGGATTTTTCACGCCCGCAGCGGCAAGAAAGACTCACCCCTGGTCACACGCCGGCTCCGGAGCGGGCAAAATGCCCGGCACCGGCGCAAAGGTGAACGCGGCGTAAGGGAGCTTCGAGCCACGCGGCACCGCCCGTGGTGCCGATCCGCTGCGGCGCCGCAGCTACCGCCGCAGCACGCCGCGTCCGGCATAGCGCGCCGCCGGCCCCAGCCCCTGCTCGATGCGGATCAGCTGGTTGTACTTGGCCAGGCGATCCGATCGCGACAGCGACCCGGTCTTGATCTGCCCGCAATTGGTTGCGACCGCCAGGTCGGCGATGGTCGCGTCCTCGGTCTCGCCCGACCGGTGCGACATCACGGCGCGATAGCCGGCGCGGTGCGCGGTCTCGACCGCCTCCAGCGTTTCGGTGAGCGTGCCGATCTGGTTGACCTTGACCAGGATGGCATTGGCGGTCGCGCGCTCGATGCCCAGGCGCAGGCGTTCGGGGTTGGTCACGAACAAATCGTCGCCGACCAGCTGGACCTTCGCACCCAGGCGGTCGGTCAGCGCCTTCCAGCCGGCCCAGTCATCCTCGCTCATGCCGTCCTCGATCGACACGATCGGCCACTTGGCACATAGCGCGGCGAGGTAATCCACCATGCCGCCCTGGTCGAGCGTCTTGCCCTCGCCTTCCAGCTTGTAGGCGCCGTCGTGGAAGAATTCGGTCGCGGCGCAATCGAGCGCGAAGACCACGTCCTCGCCCACCCGATGACCGGCTGCCTCGCAGGCCTTGGCAATGAAGCCGAGTGCCTCGTCCGCTGAGCCGATATTGGGGGCGAAGCCGCCTTCATCGCCGACATTGGTGGAATGCCCCGCGTCGTGCAGCGCCTTCTTCAGCGCCATGAACACCTCGGAGCCCACGCGCACCGCATCCGCGATGGTGCCGGCACCCACCGGCATGATCATGAATTCCTGGATGTCGATCGGATTGTCGGCGTGCTTGCCGCCATTGATGATGTTCATCATCGGCACCGGCAACGTACGGGCAAACACGCCGCCGACATGGCGGTAGAGCGGGATCTCGAGGTTCGCCGCCGCCGCCTTCGCCACAGCGAGGCTCACCGCCAGCATCGCGTTCGCGCCGAGGCGCGCCTTGTTGGGCGTGCCGTCCAGTTCGATGAGCACCTCGTCGATGCGAACCTGGTCCTGCGCATCCATGCCGGAGATGGCGTCGAAGATCTCGCCCTCGACATTGGCGACCGCCTTGAGCACGCCCTTGCCGCCGTAGCGCTTCTTGTCGCCGTCGCGGAGTTCGACCGCCTCATGCGCGCCGGTCGACGCACCCGAGGGGACGATGGCATGGCCGCGCGCGCCGGTCTCGAGCACCACCTCGGCCTCGACCGTCGGGTTGCCGCGGGAATCGAGGACCTCGCGGGCGATGATGTCGGCGATGGCGGACATGCGGGAACTCCAGGGGGGGATGCTGCGGGCGTGGCTACACGAGCCGGCGCGACGGGGGAAGGCCGGGGCCAGCACTGCGGGTTCGCCCCCGAGGGTGCGGCCCGCGCGCTGCCCCTTCGCGATGCGCGCGCGGGGCGCGGCGCCCGGGCCGCGTCCGACGGGTGGGCGCGTCGCGACCTGTGGCGCGCTGGCGGGCCGCGCCGCGCGCGCGGCCTGCGGAACGCACTTCGGAAGGCCTGCCGCGTCCTGTCGTCACATGCGCCATCGGCCGCCGCGCCGGCGGGCCGCTCAGCGCGCCTGGCCGAGCACCGCCTGGAAGCGGTCCACCGCCGCCTGGAACGCCGCGACGCCTGCGGCATCCCCCGCCCCAGCAGCGGCCTGGGCGGGCACCAGCGCGCCCAGAAGGCTGACCACCTCGGCGGCCGGCACGTCGAAGCCATCGGCGGCGAGTGCGGCCTGCACGCGATTCCACAGCGCCATGCGCTGGGCGGGGTCCATGCGCTGGCCGGTGGCGAGCAGGCCGCGCTGCGCCTCGCGCCAGGCCTCGTGACGCTGTGCCAGCACGCCGCGCAGGCCCGACCGCGCATCGATGCCCATCACGGCCTGCAGCAGGGCGACGCCGGCGGCCAGCCCGCCCTGGCGCGCGGCGGCGAGCGTGGCGGGATCGGCACCGGCAGGCACCGGCGCGGCGAGCGTGCGGAACCCGTCG from Roseomonas fluvialis encodes the following:
- a CDS encoding FtsB family cell division protein, which codes for MRFIKRVINALALPVIFLTVSGYFVWHAMHGERGLIAREQRIADIAAARAELARAEADRDAIERRVTGLRSDRIDRDQLDERARALLNMAGRDEIVVPYPQDRRLY
- the eno gene encoding phosphopyruvate hydratase; the encoded protein is MSAIADIIAREVLDSRGNPTVEAEVVLETGARGHAIVPSGASTGAHEAVELRDGDKKRYGGKGVLKAVANVEGEIFDAISGMDAQDQVRIDEVLIELDGTPNKARLGANAMLAVSLAVAKAAAANLEIPLYRHVGGVFARTLPVPMMNIINGGKHADNPIDIQEFMIMPVGAGTIADAVRVGSEVFMALKKALHDAGHSTNVGDEGGFAPNIGSADEALGFIAKACEAAGHRVGEDVVFALDCAATEFFHDGAYKLEGEGKTLDQGGMVDYLAALCAKWPIVSIEDGMSEDDWAGWKALTDRLGAKVQLVGDDLFVTNPERLRLGIERATANAILVKVNQIGTLTETLEAVETAHRAGYRAVMSHRSGETEDATIADLAVATNCGQIKTGSLSRSDRLAKYNQLIRIEQGLGPAARYAGRGVLRR